TCCATTCCGCGCATCAGGGACTCGTCGACGAGCCCCTGGTAGTAGCCGGCGACGACGCCGATGGTCGTTCCCATGACCATCGCGGCACCGATCGACGTGAATCCGACGTACAGCGAAATCTGTGCCCCCATCATGACGCGACTGAGGATGTCACGGCCCAGGTCGTCGGTCCCCATCGGGTGCTCGAGCGACGGGGACTGCTCGCGGTTCGGGATATCCGTCGCCTCGGGATCGTGTGGCACCATGATCGGCGCGACGAGGGCCGTGAGGAGGAGGCCGAGCACGATGAGCAACCCGATCATCGCCTTCTGGTTCCGTCGGAACTTCCGGACGAATCGGCCGTAGTGGGCCTTGCGTTCCTCGGTCAGTTCGAAGCGTCCCGTCGACATCACTCACCACCTCCGTAGCGGATCCGTGGATCGACGTACGCGTAGAACATGTCCGCGAGGAAGTTCGAAAGCATGTAGATCAGCGCGATGACGATGATACAGCCCTGCAAGAGCGGAATGTCCCGGCTGTTGATGGCGGTGAGCGTCAGCCGGCCGATGCCCGGCCAGGAGAACACTTCCTCGAGCACGACGACGCCCCCAAACGCGTAGCTGAACTGGAACGCGATGACCGTGATCACCGGAATCGCGGCGTTTTTCAGCGCGTGTCTGAGGACGACCGTTCGCTCGTCGAGTCCCTTTGCACGGGCGAACGCGACGTAATCCTCGCTCAACTCGTCGATCATACTCGAGCGCGTCATCCGCATGATGTACGCAGTGAGGGCAACCCCCATCGCGCTCGCAGGCAGGATCAGGTGATGGATCGCAGCGACCGGGTCCTCCCACGGGGAGACGTAGTTTCCGGTCGGAAACCCACCGAGGGTGATGGCGAAGACGTAGATGAACACCAGCCCCCACAGGAAGATGGGCAGCGAGAGGCCGACGAACGCGACCATCGATGCGGTGAGGTCGGCCGGCTGGTTCTTTCGAACCGCAGCGATGACCCCGAGCGGGATCGAGAGGCTCACCGAGACGATCGTCGCGGAGACGGCGAGCATCAGCGATCGGGGAAGCCGGACCGCGATCTGCTCGGCGACCGGTGTGTTGTATCGAAGCGACGTTCCCATGTCGCCCTGGACCAGTCCAACGATCCAGTCGAAGTACTGGACGTACAGCGGCTGATCGAGCCCGAGTTGTGACTCGAGCTGGGCGATCGACGCCTCGGTCGCGTTGGGGCCGAGGATCAGTAGCGCCACGTTCCCCGGCAGGATGTTGGTGAGCACGAACGTGATCACCGTCACCAGAAACAGCGTGACCGCCATGAACCCGAGGCGCTTCAGCAGGTAGTTTACGAACGCCATCTATCGGTTTGAGTGAACGTATCGGCTTCTCATGTTCGAGTTTGTCTCGTTTGTGTAGGTACTTCAACCAGTCGGCTCGATGGTGACGACACCCTTCCCAGTCGTTCGATGGACGACGTTACGTCGATCTGTCGGCTCATCGGTGACGTCACTCCAGCCAGGTGTCCTCGAATCTGAACGTCGATCCGTCGGGAGACATGACCTCCCCCTGGTAGTTTTCGTTCCGAGCCATTAGCGTCGGCAGCCAGTACAGCATGATGTGACCCGACCGCTTCTCTTTGAGCATCTCGGCGGCTTCGTGGTAGAGCGGTGCCCGTTCATCCATGTCGTACAGCTGTCTGGCATCGTCGACGAGCGCGTTGTACTCGTCGTCGTCCCAGCCGGTGAAGAAGAACGCACCCTCGGGATGCAGCGGCCGGTGGAAGCCCGCGTCGGGGTACCACAGCGCCAGGTACGAACTGGTCGTCGCCTGGAAGTTCCGTTCCTCCCAGACGTCGCTCAGCCAGTTACTCCAGGTGATGAGCTGGATGTCGAGGTCGATGCCGACCTCCGAGGCCGACGACTGGATGACCTGCGCGGCGGTCACCTGATCGTTGTACTGCTCGGGGATCTGGAACGTCGCCTCGTAGCCGTCCGGATAGCCCGCCGCCTCGAGGTGCTCCTGGGCCTTCTCGAAGTCCTGCCGACGCGCCTCGAGGCTCGGATGTTCCCAGTCGCTTCCGGGCGTGGCGGGGCTGTTGGCGACCATACCGTTTCCGTACAGTGCCGCCTCGACGACCTCTTCCCTGTCGATGGTGTACTCGAGGGCGATTCTGGCGTCGCGGTTGTCGAATGGTTCCTCGTCACAGTTCAGCCCGAGGTAGACGAGCGACTGCGGGAAGCGTTCGATGAAGTCGACGCCGGGTTCGTCTTTCAGTCCATCGGCGTGTCGCGGCGGAACGTCGTTGATGAAGTCGACCTCTCCGGCCTGGAACCGGTCGAGTCGGACGTCGTTGTCCGGAATCTCCGTCTTCGTCACCCGGTCGAGGTACGGATACTCGTCGTCCCAGTAGTCGTCGAACCGGGCCATGACGAACTCGGCGTCGATCTCGCGGCTCTCGAACTCGAACGGCCCGGTCCCGATCGGCACGTCGATCGAGGCCTCCTCGGCCTGGTGGGCGGGAACGATGTGCATGTGCGACGTCGCCATCCGGAAGAGCAAGGGCGCGAACGGCTCGGACAACTCGAGTTCGAACGTGTACTCCTCGGGCGCCTCCATCGACTCGACCAGCGAGAGGTAATCAGCGGCGAGTCCCTCTCGCTCCTGGATACGCGTGTACGATGCGAGGACGTCTTCGGACGTGAACGCAGATCCGTCGTGGAACTGCACCCCCTCCCGTAGCGAGAAGGTGATCTCCATGTTGTCCTCGGAACTCTCCCAGGACTCCGCGAGCAACCCTTCCAGATCGTAGTCCCAGTTTACCCTGACGAGCCCCTGGGTGATGTTCTCGAGAACTCGTGCGCTGGCGGCGGCGCTCTCGAAGTGCGGATCGAGATTCTGGACGGGGACGCTCCCGCCCCAGCGGAGTTCGCCGCCGTAGCCGGGTTCTCCCGTCGGACCCGTGCTGGCGCCGTCGTCGGCCTCATCGTCGCCGTTCCCGAGACAGCCAGCCAGCGCGAGCGGAACCCCCGCTGCGGCTGCGCTGATGACGTGTCGACGGGTCGGACCGCTCGAGGATACTCTCCCCTCTTCGTTTCTGTGATGGCGTACCATGCCTACGTACGCCAATTAAAATGAGTAGTTATAAATTTTTGTATAGGTGTTTGCCGGACGACAAGAACGCCAGGGGTTCAGCCAGATCGATCGGCGTCCGAGTTCGCCACCGAGAACGCAGTTGGGTGACCAGTTACACGGCCACGAACGCTGTCACGCTCCGCGACGGTCGTCCCTCCCTCGAGGTCGGCCACTCACTCGGCCGCCAGTCGTCCGAGGGCGTCGGCGAGAACGTTCGTCGCCGCTGTACAGTCTGCCCAGTCGGTCCACTCTCGTGGATTGTGAGAGATGCCGTCGCGTGAGGGGGCGAACAGCAGCCCCGCGTCGGTCACTCTCGCGACGTTCATCGTGTCGTGGGCTGCCCCAGAGTGCATCGAGATCGTTTCGACGCCGAGCGACTCACCCGCCGACGCGAGTGCCGACTGGCAGCGCTCGGCCATCGACTCGGGCGAGATGTCGTACGGTCGGGTGATCGTTACGTCCACGGTCCGCTCTCGTTCGACCCGATCGGCACTCGCTTCCAGCTCGGCGACGAGCGTCTCCATCGACGACACCGCCACGTCTCGAATGTCGACCCCGAGTCGCACAGCGCCCGGGATGACGTTCGTCGCGTTCGGCGACACGACCGCCTTGCCGACGGTTCCGACCGCCGATGGCGACTCCTCCGCCGTGACTCGATCCGCCGCCGACTCGAGGTCGAGGACGATCTCGCTCGCCGCCGCGAGCGCGTCGGTTCGATCGTCCATCGGCGTCGACCCGGCGTGATCGGCGTCGCCGACGACCTCGAGGTAACAGTGGGTGATCCCGGTGATCGTCGAGACGATTCCGGCGGGAGCTCCTCGACGCTCGAGGATCGTCCCCTGTTCGGGGTGTAACTCCAGCCACGCCTCCCACTCGGATGCGTCGAGGCGACCCTCGCCACGAAACCCGATGTGCTCGAGCGCTTCCTCGAGTGTTGCTCCGTCGTCGTCCTCGAGCGCCAGCGCATCCGAGACTGAGCGTCGGCCGG
This portion of the Natronobeatus ordinarius genome encodes:
- a CDS encoding ABC transporter substrate-binding protein, whose product is MVRHHRNEEGRVSSSGPTRRHVISAAAAGVPLALAGCLGNGDDEADDGASTGPTGEPGYGGELRWGGSVPVQNLDPHFESAAASARVLENITQGLVRVNWDYDLEGLLAESWESSEDNMEITFSLREGVQFHDGSAFTSEDVLASYTRIQEREGLAADYLSLVESMEAPEEYTFELELSEPFAPLLFRMATSHMHIVPAHQAEEASIDVPIGTGPFEFESREIDAEFVMARFDDYWDDEYPYLDRVTKTEIPDNDVRLDRFQAGEVDFINDVPPRHADGLKDEPGVDFIERFPQSLVYLGLNCDEEPFDNRDARIALEYTIDREEVVEAALYGNGMVANSPATPGSDWEHPSLEARRQDFEKAQEHLEAAGYPDGYEATFQIPEQYNDQVTAAQVIQSSASEVGIDLDIQLITWSNWLSDVWEERNFQATTSSYLALWYPDAGFHRPLHPEGAFFFTGWDDDEYNALVDDARQLYDMDERAPLYHEAAEMLKEKRSGHIMLYWLPTLMARNENYQGEVMSPDGSTFRFEDTWLE
- a CDS encoding ABC transporter permease, with protein sequence MAFVNYLLKRLGFMAVTLFLVTVITFVLTNILPGNVALLILGPNATEASIAQLESQLGLDQPLYVQYFDWIVGLVQGDMGTSLRYNTPVAEQIAVRLPRSLMLAVSATIVSVSLSIPLGVIAAVRKNQPADLTASMVAFVGLSLPIFLWGLVFIYVFAITLGGFPTGNYVSPWEDPVAAIHHLILPASAMGVALTAYIMRMTRSSMIDELSEDYVAFARAKGLDERTVVLRHALKNAAIPVITVIAFQFSYAFGGVVVLEEVFSWPGIGRLTLTAINSRDIPLLQGCIIVIALIYMLSNFLADMFYAYVDPRIRYGGGE
- a CDS encoding Zn-dependent hydrolase, coding for MTVSERRLREDIEANARFGALSDVDGHGRTVLAGTEPNGRARDRLVTRLTEVGLEVTVDAVGNVVGRWIPDGADPSAPAVATGSHLDSVPSGGIFDGPLGVYGGLEAVRALQEADRDLRRPIEVVCFTEEEGQRFGNGLLGSSVATGRRSVSDALALEDDDGATLEEALEHIGFRGEGRLDASEWEAWLELHPEQGTILERRGAPAGIVSTITGITHCYLEVVGDADHAGSTPMDDRTDALAAASEIVLDLESAADRVTAEESPSAVGTVGKAVVSPNATNVIPGAVRLGVDIRDVAVSSMETLVAELEASADRVERERTVDVTITRPYDISPESMAERCQSALASAGESLGVETISMHSGAAHDTMNVARVTDAGLLFAPSRDGISHNPREWTDWADCTAATNVLADALGRLAAE